A stretch of Phragmites australis chromosome 12, lpPhrAust1.1, whole genome shotgun sequence DNA encodes these proteins:
- the LOC133887112 gene encoding plastid-lipid-associated protein 6, chloroplastic-like, translating to MAMAAPCSSSCYAGATTSPPLVVRPAGVRSEKLWWAAGSSGRSCRQQQGRKRQQLSVCATAAPPPPVAGAGTDADAVASLKIKLLSAVSGLNRGLSASQEDLDRADAAARELEAAAGGPVDLSRDLDKLQGRWRLVYSSAFSSRTLGGSRPGPPTGRLLPITLGLVFQRIDVVSRDFDNIVELELGAPWPLPPVEATATLAHKFELIGASGIKITFEKTTVRTKGSLSQLPPLEVPRIPDSLRPPSNTGSGEFEVTYLDDDTRITRGDRGELRVFVIS from the exons ATGGCCATGGCTGCGCCGTGCTCGTCGTCTTGCTATGCCGGCGCCACGACGAGTCCTCCGCTTGTGGTTCGTCCTGCGGGCGTCAGGAGCGAGAAGCTATGGTGGGCAGCTGGCAGCAGCGGGAGGAGCTGTAGGCAGCAGCAGGGGAGGAAGAGGCAGCAGCTGTCCGTCTGCgccacggcggcgccgccgccgcccgtggcGGGAGCCGGcaccgacgccgacgccgtggCTTCGCTCAAGATCAAGCTGTTG AGCGCGGTGTCCGGGCTCAACCGGGGCCTGTCGGCGAGCCAGGAGGACCTGGACcgggcggacgcggcggcgagggagctcgaggcggcggcgggtgggCCTGTGGACCTGAGCAGGGATCTCGACAAGCTGCAGGGGCGGTGGAGGCTGGTCTATAGCAGCGCGTTCTCGTCGCGGACGCTCGGCGGCAGCCGCCCCGGCCCGCCcaccggccgcctcctccccatcACTCTCGGCCTG GTGTTCCAGAGGATCGACGTGGTCAGCAGGGACTTCGACAACATCGTGGAGCTCGAGCTCGGCGCGCCATGGCCACTGCCGCCGGTCGAGGCGACGGCGACGCTGGCGCACAAATTCGAGCTCATCG GGGCCTCGGGGATTAAGATCACGTTCGAGAAGACGACGGTGAGGACCAAGGGGAGCCTGTCCCAGCTGCCGCCGCTGGAGGTGCCCCGCATCCCCGACAGCCTCCGGCCGCCGTCCAACACCGGGAGCGGCGAGTTCGAGGTGACCTACCTCGACGACGACACCCGCATCACCCGCGGGGACAGGGGGGAGCTCAGAGTGTTCGTCATCTCGTGA
- the LOC133886466 gene encoding protein FLORAL ORGAN NUMBER2-like, producing MGRRSSLCLAAVACSCCLALLLVLPAVPVQERVGLGLAGGSGGRDYLLPEPRFRVTELNVVVVQRTGMQPEEQQRGMTMKATRSSWSSTPAAGWVRTELRSVPGGPDPMHHHRSPRRPEQERATP from the exons ATGGGCCGCCGGTCCTCCTTGTGCTTGGCGGCGGTTGCGTGCTCCTGCTGCCTTGCGCTGCTGCTTGTGCTCCCGGCGGTTCCGGTGCAGGAGCGAGTTGGTCTTG GTCTGGCTGGTGGATCAGGTGGCAGGGATTATCTGCTCCCTGAACCACGGTTTCGTGTCACAGAG CTTAACGTTGTGGTGGTTCAACGAACTGGCATGCAGccggaggagcagcagcgcggcATGACGATGAAGGCGACGAGGTCGTCGTGGTCGTCGACGCCTGCGGCGGGGTGGGTGAGGACGGAGCTGCGGTCGGTGCCGGGCGGGCCGGACCCGATGCACCACCACCGCAGCCCGAGGCGGCCGGAGCAGGAGCGCGCCACCCCGTGA
- the LOC133887297 gene encoding uncharacterized protein LOC133887297, whose protein sequence is MADAGDFRKAAQEALLLDHEGDTEGALARARALMFAHRESAIVHRLLGDLHYACAVRAVCGEGSEDARMAEAAKHLRVARDAFSEARRLVPDCVDIAAALGDAFAASRMYGEAESEYRRAQSILRPVDPAEHNAAYGIVGMYEGCERERDPSYAGERVAEARERARASYARMTVEELVPLAVERVLDVCRHHGATEARRQAKRVAESFRKLGRAQYLHAYMDLEFVRSLDASIDKRAFLRRTLVIAERAAQAFPKSVVIASFHARLLFVLGEYHATERECRRALEMKDPDDPQSDCIPPGSISGENLGARLVSMACEFHELLNKILMEASDYWNSMSTERQRDSFLRVRLDVLQDEYSKVDLSYAFTMSDVRSFVKEHKSWRFWVCPICDGKKFVDTGLLLTHMCSKHPRVVLPRLQSVLDLKLSDKALESDDSLDGITFCQDSDQQDMICFNERNDIFKWLFYAPSSGVGAKPFPEVREKKCMKGYMLLESIKEKMKTLPTDKSTTEFAEALPEIQELWNNFVKDSALDYRGIILALARSFLWRELVKCMTEDLKVAVKWISAADIDAIFANEPDSPDSPAVEEHGSKTSHANKEDQETGDDKQSLRTDGDLKIIDNDQESEVHVEDESSETPANNTELSDPPIKVAESGNDLEAKFGNLEIELKISKHHQESDVHVEVESSETPANNTELSDPPIKVAESGNDLDAEVENLEIDLKISEHHQESEFHVEEGSSQTTAKDTELSDPAINVAGSGNDLGAKLENLQIDPNSGSSVATSEASSSGQDGQQV, encoded by the exons ATGGCCGACGCAGGCGACTTCCGCAAAGCGGCCCAGGAGGCGTTGCTGCTGGACCACGAGGGTGACACCGAGGGGGCGCtcgcccgcgcgcgcgcgctcaTGTTCGCGCACCGGGAGTCGGCGATCGTGCACCGCCTCCTGGGCGACCTCCACTACGCCTGCGCCGTCCGCGCCGTATGCGGGGAGGGGAGCGAGGACGCCAGGATGGCTGAGGCCGCGAAGCACCTGCGCGTCGCCCGCGACGCCTTCTCGGAGGCCAGGCGCCTCGTCCCCGACTGCGTCGACATCGCCGCCGCGCTCGGCGACGCGTTCGCGGCCTCCAGGATGTACGGCGAGGCGGAGAGCGAGTACCGCAGAGCGCAGAGCATCCTACGCCCCGTCGACCCCGCCGAGCACAACGCGGCGTACGGCATCGTCGGCATGTACGAAGGCTGCGAGCGCGAGCGCGACCCCTCCTACGCGGGCGAGAGGGTGGCGGAGGCTAGGGAGAGGGCCCGCGCCTCCTACGCCCGCATGACGGTCGAGGAGCTCGTCCCCCTCGCGGTCGAGCGGGTGCTCGACGTATGCAGGCACCACGGCGCGACGGAGGCGCGCAGGCAGGCGAAGCGCGTCGCCGAGAGCTTCCGGAAACTTGGGCGCGCGCAGTACCTCCACGCGTACATGGACTTGGAGTTCGTGCGCAGCCTCGACGCGTCCATCGACAAGCGGGCGTTCCTGCGCCGCACCTTGGTCATCGCAGAACGCGCGGCGCAAGCATTCCCCAAATCGGTCGTGATCGCCTCCTTCCACGCGAGACTCCTCTTCGTCCTGGGCGAGTACCACGCTACCGAGAGAGAGTGCCGCCGCGCGCTTGAAATGAAGGATCCCGATGACCCGCAATCCGATTGTATTCCGCCCGGATCCATCAGCGGGGAGAACCTCGGCGCAAGGCTGGTTTCGATGGCCTGCGAGTTTCAtgagctgctcaacaagatcCTGATGGAGGCCAGTGATTACTGGAACTCCATGAGCACCGAGAGGCAGCGTGACAGCTTCCTACGGGTGAGGCTCGATGTGCTGCAGGATGAATACAGTAAGGTTGATTTGTCATATGCATTCACCATGTCCGATGTGCGGAGCTTTGTCAAGGAACACAAGTCTTGGAGATTCTGGGTTTGCCCCATTTGTGATGGCAAGAAGTTTGTGGACACTGGTTTGCTACTGACACACATGTGCAGCAAGCACCCAAGGGTAGTCTTGCCGCGGCTGCAGTCAGTTTTGGATCTAAAACTCAGTGACAAAGCATTGGAGAGTGATGATTCTCTGGATGGTATCACGTTTTGTCAAGATTCAGACCAGCAAGACATGATCTGCTTCAACGAGAGGAACGATATATTCAAATGGTTGTTTTATGCACCTTCAAGTGGAGTAGGAGCAAAGCCATTTCCTGAAGTACGAGAAAAGAAGTGCATGAAAGGCTATATGCTTCTTGAGAGCATTAAAGAGAAAATGAAGACTCTGCCTACAGATAAATCTACTACTGAG TTTGCCGAGGCTCTTCCTGAAATTCAGGAGTTGTGGAACAATTTTGTCAAAGATTCTGCTTTGGATTACAGAGGAATCATCCTGGCACTTGCAAGATCATTCCTATGG AGAGAGTTAGTGAAATGCATGACTGAAGATCTAAAAGTAGCTGTTAAGTGGATCAGTGCTGCTGATATTGATGCAATATTCGCAAATGAGCCTGATAGTCCTGACAGCCCTGCTGTTGAGGAACATGGTTCAAAGACCTCCCATGCAAACAAGGAGGATCAGGAAACGGGAGACGATAAACAG TCTTTGCGCACAGATGGGGATCTAAAGATCATCGATAATGATCAAGAAAG TGAGGTTCATGTTGAAGATGAGAGTTCTGAGACCCCGGCAAATAACACAGAATTGTCAGATCCACCAATCAAAGTGGCAGAAAGTGGGAATGACCTAGAAGCAAAATTTGGAAACTTGGAGATTGAACTAAAGATCAGTAAGCATCATCAAGAAAG TGACGTTCATGTTGAAGTTGAGAGTTCTGAGACCCCAGCAAACAACACAGAATTGTCAGATCCACCAATCAAAGTGGCAGAAAGCGGGAATGACCTAGACGCAGAAGTGGAAAACTTGGAGATTGATCTAAAGATCAGTGAGCATCATCAAGAAAG TGAGTTTCATGTTGAAGAAGGGAGTTCTCAGACCACAGCAAAAGACACAGAATTGTCAGATCCCGCAATCAACGTGGCAGGAAGCGGGAATGACCTAGGCGCAAAATTGGAAAATCTGCAGATTGATCCAAATTCTGGCAGTTCGGTCGCGACGTCTGAGGCCAGCTCAAGTGGCCAAGATGGCCAACAGGTCTGA